DNA from Amycolatopsis sp. DSM 110486:
GCCGGGCGTGACCGGCAGCGGACGGTGGCCGTAGGTGCCGAGCCCCAGGCGCTCGCCGTGGTCGCGCGCGTAGACGTGGTGCTCGGGCCAGCGCACGAACCGGATCCACGAGCGCCGGAACATACGCGGCCGCCTCCGCCGGATCCAGCGCCCGGGCCGGCAGCCCTGCGGCTTCGGCCGCCGTCGCTCGTCGCTCCAGATCCCGCAGACCGTCCACAGTGGTCGCGACCTCCAGGCCGCCGACGCGGCTGAACCCGGCCGGGATCTCGTCGTAGCGCGCGGCGCTGGCCCGCGCCAGCTCGGTCAGCACGGGAGCCTCGTTGAACAGCCCGACGAACCCGGGCGCGTACCCGGTCGAGCCCCACCCACCCTGGCGCAGCGCTCCGCGGTTGACACGTAGGAATTATCCTACCTATTGTTTCCGGCATGACCGTCTCCCGCATCCAGTTCGTCACCGTGCCGGTGGCCGACCAGGCGAAAGCCCGCGAGTTCTACGTCGACAAACTCGGGTTCGAGGTCGTCGTCGATCGCCACGGCCCGGCCGGCCGGTTCGTGATGGTGGCGCCGAAGGGCGCCCAGACCGGCCTGGTGCTCGTCGACTACCCGATCTCCGGTGTCACGCTCACCGGCCCGCTGCACTTCCAGCTCGACACCACCGACCTCGACGCCGACGTGGCCGCGTTGCGCGACAACGGGATCGAGGTCCCCGAGCCGCAGGCGATGCCGTGGGGCCGCGCGACCTCGTTCCAGGACCTCGACGGCAACGGCGTCGGCCTGCTCGAGCCCTCGGCGTTCGGCAACCGGCCGGGCTGAGCGGCGTGCCCGTCAACGACGACGTCTTCGCCGCGCTCGCCAACCCCGCGCGGCGCGAGGTGCTGCGGATGCTGCTCGACGGCCCCATGGCCGCCGGCGATCTGGCCGAGCGCTTCGACATGCGCCGGCCCAGCCTGTCGGAACACCTGCGCGTGCTGCGGGAAGCCGGCCTGGTCACCGAGCAACGAGCCGGGCGCAACCGCCTCTACTCCCTCGAAGCCGCGCCGCTGGAGGAAGTCACGACGTGGCTGCACCCGTTCGAGCGGTTCTGGCGCACGAAGCTCACCAACCTGCGTGATCTGCTCGACGAGGAGGACCTGTGACCGAGGCCGCGCCGAACCCGGAAGACCCGACGGCGGTGCACGTCGACCAGTTCCTGCCGCACCGGGGTTCCCGGACATCTCGCGGAATATCCAACGGAATGGCCGCTGACCAGCAGTAATGCGGGTGTTTACGAGCGTTCGCGTCGGCGGCGGGCGGCGCGGATCTCGTCGTCGGCGACCTGGTCGGCGAGCAGGGTGTAGATCTGGGTGGTTTCGGTGCTGGCATGTCCGAGCCGGCGGCGGACGACTTCGATGGAGACGCCGGAGTTGATGAGTTCGGTGGCATGGGCGTGGCGCAGCTGGTGGATCTCGATGCCGAGCCCGGCTGCGGTGCAGTAGCCGTTCCAGCGGTGGTGGGCGGCGTCGTAGGACAGCGGGCCGCCCTTGCCGTTGATGCTGGCGCGGAACATCGGCCCGGCGGTGTATCCGGAGCGGGCGAGGTAGAGCTTGACCAGCGCGACGTACCCGCGGTCGTCGAGCAGGACCGTGCGCACGGTGCCGCCCTTGCCGTGGATCTGGACGTGCTCGTCGTCCAGGCGCAGGTCGAAGTCCTCGACGTAGAGCCCGCACACTTCGGCCGCGCGGGCGCCGCAGACGTAGGCTGTCTCGAACAGCACCCGGTCGCGCAGCCGGGCGAGCGGAAGCTCTTTGCGTGGCCGGCGGGTGCAGATCACGGCGAGCACCGTCTGCACGTCCTTCGCCGCGGCCGGGCGCGGCAGCGTCTTGGGGACCTTGATGGTGTCGATGCGGTCCATCGGGTTCGCGTCGAGTTCCTCATGCCGGACCGCCCATTTGCAGAACGACGCGACTGCGGCGCGTTTGCGCTTGCGGGTCGAGGGCGCGAGCCCGGCGATGTCGGAGAGGTACGCCCGGACCGGCTGAGCGGTCAGCTCACTGATCTCGCCGTCGTGGTGGGCGGCGAACTGGGTGAGGTCGCCGCGGTAGGCGCGGATGGTGTGCGCGGAGGCGTTGGTGTTGGCGAGGTCGGCGAGGAAGTCGTCGATGTGTCGGGCGAGCGGATGCGCCCGGTCGAGCTGCCCCGGGGCCACCGTCATGCCCTCATCCTCCGAGTTGCCAGATAACCGGGAAACGAACCAGGGGGCCGGGGTGGTGTCCGCCCAGCTCGCCGATCGCCCTTAAGGCCGATCTTGCCAGATAACGAGAAGGTTATCCCGCAACCGACCACATCGTCGGCGAAGCCCACCAGACCGCCGGTCCCGTGGAGTTGAACCGCGCCTTCGGCCTCGGCGTGAGGACCGCCGTGCGCTACGTCCGCGCCGCCCAGCCCGATCGCTACACACCCGACCCCGATGGCGTAAGCAGCACCACGCCCCGCCATCCCAAGGGGACCTTGCCGGGAGAGGGCTGGTTTGCCAGTGTCACCGGCGTGACTGAGCAGGTGAGCCGCCGCGACGACATCGGGCGGGGCGAGCGGGCGTGGATGACCCGGGGCGTGGGCGGGATCGGCACGGCCAGTTTCCTCGCTGACATTGGGCACGAGGTGCCGACCGCGTTGATGGCCAGCCTGGTCACCGGCACTCTCGGGGCGCCGGCCTCGGCGCTGGGGCTGATCGAGGGCATCTCCGACGGATTGGCCGGTGCGGGCCGGTTTCTTGGTGGCCCACTCGCCGACGACCCGGGCCGGCGCCGCCGGCTCGCCGTGGGCGGCTACACCGCCACCGCGGTGCTGTCGTCGCTGATCGGCACCGCCGGGAACGTCGTCACGGCCGGGGTGCTGCGAGGAAGCGCCTGGGCCGCCCGTGGCCTGCGCGTCCCGGCCCGCAACGCGCTGCTCGCCGATGTCGTGCCGGCCGGGGCCTACGGACGCGCCTACGGGTTCGAGCGCACCATGGACAACCTCGGCGCGATCGTCGGCCCATTGCTCGCTCTCGCGCTGGTCGCGGTGTTCTCCGTGCGCACCGCGATCCTGATCTCCGTCGTCCCGGGTCTGCTCGCCGCCGTGGCGATCATCTACGCCATCCGCCAGGCCAAACTGCCCACGGCCCGGGAGCGACACAAGCTGCGGTTCCAGGTCCGGCCGGTCCTGCACGGCCAGCTCGGGCGGCTGATCGGGGCGTTCGCGCTGTTCGAGATGGGCAACCTCGCCGCGACCCTGCTCATCCTCCGAGCGACCGACCTGCTCACCCCCGCCCACGGCACCCAGAGCGCCACCCAGATCGCACTCGGGCTCTACACCGCCTATAACGTCGCCGCCACCGTCGTGTCCTTCCCCGCGGGGAAGGTCTCCGACCGCCTCGGCGCCCGCGGCCCCCTGCTCGTCGTCACCGTCGGGGTCGTGACGTTCCTGCTCGCCTACATGCTGTTCGCGGCCACCGGCCCGGCGGTCACGGTCCTGGCCGTCGCGTTCATCGCCGCCGGGATCGGCATCGGCTGCGCCGAGACCGCCGAGCACGCCGCCGTCGCCGCGCTCGCACCACACCAGCTGCGCGGCTCGGCATTCGGGCTGCTCGCCACCGTCCAGGCCGGCGGGAACCTCATCGCCAGCGCCGTCGCCGGCCTGCTCTACACCGTGGTCTCCCCGGCCGCAGCGTTCGGCTACGTCGGCGCCTGCATGGCCCTCGCACTGGCCGGACTCGCCTGGGCCGCACGGCCAGCACGGGCGTGACGGTCGCGCCCGCCCCGGTCATGCACCGGCTTCACCGGCTCGACCTGCGCGGGGGTTGTGGCGCCTGCGCGATCCGGCCACAACCGCCGACCCCGACGCGCAACTGACGTGCAGTCAGTCGCAGCAGCCGGCAGGCTGCGAGTCCTTGTCCACCTCGCCGGTATCGGCGTCGGGGGTGCAGCAGGCCGCGGCGGTGACGGTGGCGGGGCTGTCCTGGCCGAACGAGGCGGAGTCGCCGGTGACGGTGTAGACCTCCCATGGCTCCTGGCCGGGGCCGTGCACCCAGACCTTGTCCTGCAGGGCGTAGCAGCAGGTCGTGCCGTTCTCGACCAGGGTGTCCATGCCTTCGCCGGTGAGCCGCTTCGACGCCGCATCGACCTCCTCTGTGGACTCGACCTCCACGCCGAGGTGGTCCATCACGGTCGCCTGGCCGGGCTCGCCTTCGAGCAGGACCAGCTTGAGCGCGGGCTCGGCGATGGCGAAGTTGGCGTAGCCGGCGCGACGCTTGGCCGGTTCGGTGTTGAACAGCTTCGAGTAGAAGTCGATCGAGCCTTCGAGGTCACCGACGCGGAGGGCGAGCTGGACGCGGGACATGAGCGAACTCCCTTAAGTAGATGTTCATCTAAACAGCTGAGGCTTAGATTGCTCTCTAGATAGAACCCTGTCAAGGTAGACGTATGTCGAAGCAACTGCCGTTGGCGGCGATGGACGCCTGCTGTACCCCGCTGGCCCGCGAGCCGCTGTCCGAGCCGCAGGCCGTCGAGCTGGCGCGGGTGTTCAAGGCGATTTCGGACCCGATCCGGCTGCGCCTGCTGTCTCTGATCGCCTCGCACGAGAGTGGGGAGGCGTGTGTGTGCGATTTGACCGACGCCTTCGAGGTCACCGGCCCCACCATCTCCCATCACCTCAAAGTGCTGCGGGAATCCGGCTTGATCGACGGCGAGCGGCGCGGGACCTGGGTGTACTACCGGGTTCACCCCGAAGTCCTCGCCCGGCTCTCGGCGGTGCTCGTCCCGGCCGACCCGGCGGGCGTGCCGGCATGAGCGTCACCGCGGAACCCGCCACGGCGGGCGTGGTCGGCAAGCTCTCCACGCTGGACCGGTTCCTGCCGGTGTGGATCGCGGCCGCGATGGCGCTGGGCCTGCTCGGCGGCCGGGTCGTGCCCGGCCTGGGCACCGCGTTGAACGCGGTCTCGGTCGACGGGATTTCCCTGCCGATCGCGATCGGGTTGCTGGTCATGATGTATCCGGTGCTGGCGAAGGTCCACTACGACCGCCTCGACTCGGTGACCGGTGACCGCAAGCTTCTGTGGTCCTCGCTGGTGCTGAACTGGATCATCGGCCCGGCCCTGATGTTCGCCCTCGCATGGCTGCTGCTGCCCGACCTGCCGCAGTACCGGACCGGGCTGATCATCGTCGGCCTGGCCCGGTGCATCGCGATGGTCATCATCTGGAACGACCTCGCCTGCGGCGACCGCGAAGCCGCCGCGGTCCTGGTCGCACTCAACTCGGTGTTCCAGGTGATCATGTTCGGCGTGCTCGGCTGGTTCTACCTGTCGGTGCTGCCCGGCTGGCTCGGCCTCGCCCGGACCGACCTGACCGTGTCGGGCTGGCAGATCGCCAAGAGCGTGCTCATCTTCCTCGGCATCCCACTGGTGGCCGGGTTCCTGACCCGCCGCTTCGGGGAGAAAGCCAAGGGGCGCGCCTGGTACGAGGCGACGTTCCTGCCCAAGATCGGCCCCGCCGCGCTCTACGGGCTCCTGTTCACCATCGTGATCCTCTTCGCCCTGCAAGGCGATCAGATCACCAGCCGCCCGGTCGACGTCGTCCGGATCGCGGTGCCGCTGCTGGTGTACTTCGCGATCATGTGGGGCGGCGGCTACGCCTTCGGCAAAGCCGTCGGCCTGAACTACGAACGCACCACGACGCTGGCGTTCACCGCGGCGGGCAACAACTTCGAACTCGCCATCGCCGTCGCGATCGCGACCTTCGGCGCCACCAGCGGCCAGGCTCTCGCCGGGGTCGTCGGCCCGCTCATCGAAGTCCCGGTGCTGGTCGCGCTGGTGTACGTCTCGCTCGCCCTGCGCCGCCGCGTCACCTCCACCACCGACCCGCTGGAGACCCGGCCATGACCGTGCCCCACCACCACCGCGAAGGCGAACGCTGTCTCGACGTCGAAGACTGCCGCCTCATCGATCCCCGCGTGCAGGTCCTGCTTGACCGCGAAGCCGCCACGCTCGCCGGCCGGTTCGACGGGATCTTCTCCGCCGAGACCGTGACCGCCTCGTGCACGACTCGTTCGACCAGCTCGCCGCGACCGCCACCGTCCACACCCACCTGCCCGTGCTGGCGGCGCGGTTCGCCCGCCAGCGCCTCGAGGCCACCGCCAAAAACGAAGGAGCCACCGTGTCCGACCTGCCCGAGGTGCTGTTCGTCTGCGTGCACAACGCCGGCCGCTCCCAGATGGCCGCAGCCCTGCTCAACCACCACGCCCACGGCCGCGTCGTGGTCCGCTCCGCCGGATCCGCGCCCGCCGACTCGATCAACCCCGCCGTCGTGGCCGCGATGGCCGAACTCGGGCTCGATCTGACCCAGGAGTTCCCCAAGCCGCTGACCACCGAAGCCGTGCAGGCCTCCGACGTCGTGATCACGATGGGCTGCGGCGACGCCTGCCCGATTTTCCCGGGCAAGCGCTACCTCGACTGGCAGCTCGACGACCCCGCCGGCCAAGGCATCGACGCGGTGCGCCCGATCCGGGACGAGATCGACCGCCGCGTCCGCGCGTTGCTCGCCGAACTCGTTCCCGTCGCACGCTGAGTCTTCCCGCCGGAACCTCTTCCCTAGCCTCTCGGCGAGAGACTAGGGAAGAGGTTTCTTGTGCTCGATCGTGAATCATCGCGGGCTGGGGACGCCGACATCGAAGGCGAACTCGCCCAGCTCGGCCCGACCGGCTACCGGCCGCTGCGGGTGCGCGACACCCTCTTCTGAGCTGCCTGCTCAGGGCGCGGCGGTGCCCGCGCGGGCGGGCACGAGCCGAGGCACGAGGCGGACGTAGGCGACCATGCCGAGCACCTCGACGAGAGTCTGGGCGACGACAACGGCCGCGGCGAGCGACAGCCGGTCGGGTAGCGCGAGGGCCAGGGGCAGCACGACCAGGGAGTTGCGGGTCGCACCGGTGAACACCACCGCCCGCGCGGCGGGGACGTCGAGCCGGAACGTGCGGGCCACGGCCCAGCCGGCGAGCGCCATGATCACCAGGAACGCGACGTAGAAGGGGATGACGGCGGCCACGTCGGCGAGGTTGCCGCCCAGCTTCGGGACCTGGGACGCCACGACGATCAGCAGGGTCGCGGCCATCAGCGGCACCATCGTGGTGTTCGCCGCCGCGGACACCGCGCGCCCGGCGGCGGCACGGGCGGCCCAGGCCTGAGTGGCCCAAGCCAGGGCGAGCGGGATCACGATCAGCACGACGAACGCCTCGACGAACGGGCCGATCTCGACGATGTCGGCCAGTTCGGAGCCCATGAACAGGTAGAGAAACAGCGGCAGCAGCAACATCTGCGCGACCAGCAGCAACGGGGTGGCGGCCAGCAGGCGCCGGTTGCTGCCACCGGCCAGCCCGCTGAACACGATGACGTAGTCCACGCACGGGCACAGCAGCACCAGCAGCACCCCGATCCGGACGGCCTGTTCGGCGGGCAGGAATGCGAACATCGCCGCGACGATGAGCGGCACCACGACGAAGTTGACGACCAGCGTCGCGGACAGGAACCGGCCGTCGCGCAGGGAGCGCATCAGTTCCGCGGCGGGGACTTGGAGGAACGTCACGTACAACAGGGCGCCCAGCACCGGGTTGATGGCGTGCCCCAGGCCCGGCCCGGCCGCGGGCAGGGCCCAGCCCAGCAGGCCGCCGGTCACCATCGCCGCCAGGTAGATCACCACCTGGTGGTGTTCCATCCGGTCGGCCAGACTCTGTGATTGCTGCGCCGCCACCCTGCCGACTCCCGTTCCTCGGCACCGGTCCCTGCTGATTCATCCTCGCAGGACCGGTCCCGACAGCGCCCGCGCCGGTCCGGGCTTAGCGGTCCGCGCGGGCCGTGATGTCGTCGGGTTCACCGGGGACGGCGGGCAGGCCCAACACGACCGGCCCAGTGCCAGCACGGCAGTTCGACGCGCGCCGTCTGCGGCGCACCACGAGGACGGCCACGGCGGCGAGCAGGGCCAGCACCGCGAGCGCGGGCACCCAGATCGCCGCGACCGCGAACACCGCGCCCAGGCCGCCGAGCACGGCCAGGATCGGCCCCGCGCAGCACAGCGCGCACGCCGCGACGGCTGCCGCACCGACTCCCCACGCCGTCCCTGAGCGGGAGGGCCGGGGCCTCCGGGTGTTCATGCGCTCACGGCGAACAGCTCGGCCAGCAGGGCGCCGGCCGCTTCGGGGGCCCGCACAGTCAACTCCAGCGCGGTCGGTGTCAGGTGCAGGGTGAAGTCGAAGAACGCGCAGCAGTCCTGTTCCGCCGCGGCCAGCGCGGCGACCTCGGCGGCCAGCTCGGGCGTGGCCGGCAAGATCAGCGTCAGCCCGTCGGCGGTGTCGCGCCGGCTGGTGGCCTGCCCGGTGATCCGCTGCCACTGCGCGATCCGCTCGCCCAACGCGGCGCTCTCCAGCGTGCACGCCACCGGCGCCTGCCTCCACGTCTCGGCCGCAGTCCCCCCGGCCGCGGTCTCCCCGGCCGCGGTCTCCTCGGAGTAGGTGCGCGAGAGCGGCACCGGCACTGGGCCGGGTCCGGTGGTGGTGGCGGTGCATCCGCAGTCCGGGCCGCACCCGCCGGCCGGGGCGGGGGTCGAGAGCTGCTGGTGGACCTCGGTGAGGCGGGCGGAGAACGCCGCGAGCTCGGCCTGGCGGCGATCGGCATCGGCGATCCGCTCGGCGAGCAGGGGCAGCATCCGGGCCCGCACCGCCGCGCACACCCCTTGCTCCCACACTCCGAGCAGGTCGCGGATCTCCTCCAACGGCAGGCCGAGAACCTTCGCCGAGGAGATGAACGCCAACCGCTGCACCGCCTCCTGCCCGTAGACCCGGTAGCCCGCAGTGGTGCGCTCGGCGGGCAGCAACCCCGCCGTCTCGTAGAACCGCAGAGTGGTCGCCGGCACACCGGTCCGGGCCGCGAGTTGGGAGATCCGCAAGCTGGTCACCACCCGAACCTAAACCTTCGACCCGACTCGAAGGTCAAGCTCAGCGAACGCACCGGCGCGCACAAATGACGCTACTTCGCTCGATCGACGGGGGCATCGAGGGCGAGCTTGCCCAGCTCAGCCCCGGCCGCTGCGGGTGCGTGAGAACCTAGGTGATCTCGCCTGGTCGACCGGGTCAATGATCGCCAATGACGAAGACCGCGTACACCTCGCGGGCGGCGTAGGCCAGCAGCACATACCCGGCGATCGGGTCTGCCCACCACCACCCGGCGGCGGCGTTGAGGACCAGGCCGACCAGTACGGCGACCGCGAGCAGCCCGTCGACCAGGGTGACCCGGCCTTCGGTGCGCAGCACTGGGTTGTCCAGGGCGGCGCCGGTGCGGGCCTTGCCAGCCGCGAGCGCGAACATCACCACCGCGGTAACCGCGGTCCAGATGATCCCGCCCGTGCTGTGCTGCGGGTGGTAGCCGGTGACCAGTACGAACGTGGACTGCACGGCCAGGTAGATCGCCAGCAGCGCGAACGCGCCACCGATCAGCCGCAGTGCTCGCCGCTGCCGGGCCTCGCCCGTCCCCGAGAGCTCCCAGATCACCACGATGGAGGCACCGATCTCGATCAGGGAGTCCAGCCCGAACCCGGCCAGCGCGACCGACCGCGCGGTGACCGCGGTGATTGCGAGCACGACGATGCCGACCACGTTCCAGGCCAGGGTGGTGTACTCCAGGGCGAACCCGCGCCGCAGCAGCCGGCGGGCGACGGCGTTCTCGATGTTCTGCACGACGACAGTCTGCCCGACCGCTTCTCGCAAACGCTCGTTTCTGAGAGAGTGTTCGCCGCTGCGGTTCGCCGGGTCGACGGAGGGCGGTTTTCTTCTCAGAACCCATTCTCACTCAAATAAGGTGTCCAACCTGTTCTGAGAAATGTTTGTGAGAAGATTCCGGTGTGAACACCGACCGCGAGGCCGCCGACCTGTCCGACGCTGACGACATCGAGCGGCATCCCTGCCCTCGCTGCGAGGTCCAGCCCGGCTCCCCGTGCCGGTCGCGCTCCGGAGCGGTCGCCTCGACCTACCACACCGGCCGGTTCACCAAGGTCCCTCGCCTGGTCAAGGAACTGCGCATCCCCACCCCGGCCGACCGCGGGCCGGGACAGCCGTGGCGGCCGGGCACCCCGCCACCGGCACCCATCCCCGCGGACTCGCCGAGCGCGGACATCCGCGTCGGCTACGCCCGCTGCTCGCACCTGACCCAGGAACTGCAGTCCCAGCTCGACGCCCTGGCCGCGCACGGGATCCCGCGCGACAAGATCTTCGCCGAAAAGGTCTCCACCCGCATCCGGGTCCGGCCGAAGTTCGAAGCCGCCCTCGAGGCCGCCCGGCAGATCAAGGCCCACGCCCCGCACTGCCGGGTCATCTTCACCGTCTACGAGATGAAACGCCTCGGCCGCGACTCCGCCGAACTCACCGCCCTGGCAGACCACCTCACCGCCCACGGCATCGCCCTGGAAATGCTCGCCGGGCCGCTGACCGGGATCTACGACCCGTCCGGCACCGGGCGGGTGCTGTTCGCGTTCTTCGCCGCGATGGCCGAGACCGAACGCGAGAACATCCGTGAAGCCACACTCGAAGGCCTCAACGCGGCCGCACGCAAGGGAAACCACGGCGGCCGGCCCCCGGTCATCACCGACGACATGCTGCACACCGTGCTGCGCCGCCGCGCGAACGGCGAGTCCATTGAGGATATCCGCGGCGACCTGATCATCCCGACAGGCAAACGCAAGGGCAAGAACCCCGGACTGGCCAGCATCTACCGAGCCCTCGCCGAGCACGAGAAGACCCGGACCTACCCCGACGCCGTCGCACGGGCACACGCCGAATTCGCCGCCATAGTCCCCACTTCCACACGACAGGCCAGTCGATGAAAGACCTGATCAGCTCCGGCACCCGCGGTCAATTCCGCGACCTCATGACCAACAGCACCCTGGCCGCCATCAGGTCTGCCTTCCAGGACGAAGGCTTTGCGCCCAATCCGGACACCCGCTACGACGACACCAGCTCGCGGCGCACCGCCACCCAGGAATACCTGGAGTCGGTCGCCTGGTCCGACCCCGACCACGTCGCGCGCGCGTGCCGGGCGTTCGAACGGCTGCTGATCGACTGGGACGACGACGAACCCCACCTGAAGAGCTTCTACAGTGCGTTGCGTCGAGACGGCTGCACGTTCGACCCTCACGGAATGATCACCCCGCCTGTCGGCAACGGTTCGCTGCGACCGCTGAAATCCATGGCCAGCTTGACTGACCCGTCCGCGATCCAGGAGCAGCTCGACCGTATCCAGCGCGCCATCATCGACGACCCCGCCCAGGCCATCGGCAGCGCGAAGGAACTGATCGAGAGCACCGCGAAAGTCGTGCTTGTCGAGCGCGGCCACCCGGTCAACGACAAAGACGACCTGCCCGCGCTGGCCAGGGCAGCCCAGGACGCCCTCGGGTGCACCCGTCGTCTGTAACACCGGGCCCCGACGGCAGCGACGCGGTCAAGAAGATCTTGGGCGCGGTCACCACCATCGCCGCAGGCCTCGGCGAACTACGCAACCGCGGCTATGGCACCGGGCACGGCCCGGCGGCCGCGCGAACCGGACTTCACCCCCGCCACGCGCACCTCGCGGTCAACGCCGCTGTGACCTGGTGCCAGCTGCTGCTCGACACCCTCGCCGATCCCCAAGCGCCGTGGCACAAGAACCCCTGAACTGCAGGTTCTGGGCTAAGCGCTAACGGCTGTACCGCTGCTACTCAACCCCGCACTCGGGCCAGCCTTGTTCAGTCCAGCACGGGGATCATGGCGTCCGGTGCACGCAGCGGACGTAAGCCTTGGCGTGCCAGGACTTTCTCGATAGGGAAGGTGTAGGTGCCGTACTGGTTGACGTGCTCCATCAACGCTGGGGACAGGTGGGCGAGGACATCGGGCGGGACGGGGCCGTGGGCGCGGACATACTCGGCGAGGGCGAGGGCGAGTTCGAGGTAGACGGTGTTCCAGGTGATGATCGCGTTCACCACGAGGCTCAGACAGAGCGCCTGGTCGGTCTGCTGGTCCAGGTGCCGGCGCCGGACACTGCCTTCGTGGGCGAAGAACAGGTCCCGGCGCAGCGAGTGCAGGGACTCGCCCTTGTTGAGCTGGCGGGTGATCCGGCGCCGGTAGGCCTCGTCGGCGAGATACCGCAGGGAGTAGAGGGTGCGCTGGATCGCGCCGTACTCGACCAGGGCCTGCGCGACCGCCGAGCGCCGGGAGGCGGCGTGCAGCTTGCCGACCACCAGCGATGCGGTGGCGTGTCCGTACTTCAGCGACGCGGCCACGCGCAGCATCTCGTTCCATTGCTCGCTGATCAGCTTTGTGTCGATCGTGCCGGTCAGCAGCTGTCCGGCGTTCGGAAAACGGCCCAGCAGGTCGCGTTTCGAACCGAGCCGATGCAGCGTGATCCCGCCCAGGTCCCGGATCCGCGGGGAGAGCACCAGCCCGGTGAGCTTGAACAGGGAGAACACCGTCAGCGTCTGGCCGGCGGTGTCGGTGGCGTGCTCGGAGATCGGCAGGGTCGTGGCGTTGCCGAGGATCTCGTCCAGGACGTAGACCGCTTCCCGGTCGGACACCGGGATGATCTTCGTGCCGTAGGTGGAGTGCTGGTCGGAGACGTGCGTGTAGGTCGAGATGCCCTCGTCCACGAAGTACCGCGA
Protein-coding regions in this window:
- the arsB gene encoding ACR3 family arsenite efflux transporter encodes the protein MSVTAEPATAGVVGKLSTLDRFLPVWIAAAMALGLLGGRVVPGLGTALNAVSVDGISLPIAIGLLVMMYPVLAKVHYDRLDSVTGDRKLLWSSLVLNWIIGPALMFALAWLLLPDLPQYRTGLIIVGLARCIAMVIIWNDLACGDREAAAVLVALNSVFQVIMFGVLGWFYLSVLPGWLGLARTDLTVSGWQIAKSVLIFLGIPLVAGFLTRRFGEKAKGRAWYEATFLPKIGPAALYGLLFTIVILFALQGDQITSRPVDVVRIAVPLLVYFAIMWGGGYAFGKAVGLNYERTTTLAFTAAGNNFELAIAVAIATFGATSGQALAGVVGPLIEVPVLVALVYVSLALRRRVTSTTDPLETRP
- a CDS encoding helix-turn-helix transcriptional regulator — translated: MSKQLPLAAMDACCTPLAREPLSEPQAVELARVFKAISDPIRLRLLSLIASHESGEACVCDLTDAFEVTGPTISHHLKVLRESGLIDGERRGTWVYYRVHPEVLARLSAVLVPADPAGVPA
- a CDS encoding tyrosine-type recombinase/integrase, with protein sequence MTVAPGQLDRAHPLARHIDDFLADLANTNASAHTIRAYRGDLTQFAAHHDGEISELTAQPVRAYLSDIAGLAPSTRKRKRAAVASFCKWAVRHEELDANPMDRIDTIKVPKTLPRPAAAKDVQTVLAVICTRRPRKELPLARLRDRVLFETAYVCGARAAEVCGLYVEDFDLRLDDEHVQIHGKGGTVRTVLLDDRGYVALVKLYLARSGYTAGPMFRASINGKGGPLSYDAAHHRWNGYCTAAGLGIEIHQLRHAHATELINSGVSIEVVRRRLGHASTETTQIYTLLADQVADDEIRAARRRRERS
- a CDS encoding arsenic resistance protein; translated protein: MEHHQVVIYLAAMVTGGLLGWALPAAGPGLGHAINPVLGALLYVTFLQVPAAELMRSLRDGRFLSATLVVNFVVVPLIVAAMFAFLPAEQAVRIGVLLVLLCPCVDYVIVFSGLAGGSNRRLLAATPLLLVAQMLLLPLFLYLFMGSELADIVEIGPFVEAFVVLIVIPLALAWATQAWAARAAAGRAVSAAANTTMVPLMAATLLIVVASQVPKLGGNLADVAAVIPFYVAFLVIMALAGWAVARTFRLDVPAARAVVFTGATRNSLVVLPLALALPDRLSLAAAVVVAQTLVEVLGMVAYVRLVPRLVPARAGTAAP
- a CDS encoding MerR family transcriptional regulator produces the protein MTSLRISQLAARTGVPATTLRFYETAGLLPAERTTAGYRVYGQEAVQRLAFISSAKVLGLPLEEIRDLLGVWEQGVCAAVRARMLPLLAERIADADRRQAELAAFSARLTEVHQQLSTPAPAGGCGPDCGCTATTTGPGPVPVPLSRTYSEETAAGETAAGGTAAETWRQAPVACTLESAALGERIAQWQRITGQATSRRDTADGLTLILPATPELAAEVAALAAAEQDCCAFFDFTLHLTPTALELTVRAPEAAGALLAELFAVSA
- a CDS encoding MFS transporter; this encodes MTEQVSRRDDIGRGERAWMTRGVGGIGTASFLADIGHEVPTALMASLVTGTLGAPASALGLIEGISDGLAGAGRFLGGPLADDPGRRRRLAVGGYTATAVLSSLIGTAGNVVTAGVLRGSAWAARGLRVPARNALLADVVPAGAYGRAYGFERTMDNLGAIVGPLLALALVAVFSVRTAILISVVPGLLAAVAIIYAIRQAKLPTARERHKLRFQVRPVLHGQLGRLIGAFALFEMGNLAATLLILRATDLLTPAHGTQSATQIALGLYTAYNVAATVVSFPAGKVSDRLGARGPLLVVTVGVVTFLLAYMLFAATGPAVTVLAVAFIAAGIGIGCAETAEHAAVAALAPHQLRGSAFGLLATVQAGGNLIASAVAGLLYTVVSPAAAFGYVGACMALALAGLAWAARPARA
- a CDS encoding VOC family protein, which translates into the protein MTVSRIQFVTVPVADQAKAREFYVDKLGFEVVVDRHGPAGRFVMVAPKGAQTGLVLVDYPISGVTLTGPLHFQLDTTDLDADVAALRDNGIEVPEPQAMPWGRATSFQDLDGNGVGLLEPSAFGNRPG
- a CDS encoding cation transporter, whose product is MQNIENAVARRLLRRGFALEYTTLAWNVVGIVVLAITAVTARSVALAGFGLDSLIEIGASIVVIWELSGTGEARQRRALRLIGGAFALLAIYLAVQSTFVLVTGYHPQHSTGGIIWTAVTAVVMFALAAGKARTGAALDNPVLRTEGRVTLVDGLLAVAVLVGLVLNAAAGWWWADPIAGYVLLAYAAREVYAVFVIGDH
- a CDS encoding ArsI/CadI family heavy metal resistance metalloenzyme, which translates into the protein MSRVQLALRVGDLEGSIDFYSKLFNTEPAKRRAGYANFAIAEPALKLVLLEGEPGQATVMDHLGVEVESTEEVDAASKRLTGEGMDTLVENGTTCCYALQDKVWVHGPGQEPWEVYTVTGDSASFGQDSPATVTAAACCTPDADTGEVDKDSQPAGCCD
- a CDS encoding arsenate reductase ArsC, translated to MHDSFDQLAATATVHTHLPVLAARFARQRLEATAKNEGATVSDLPEVLFVCVHNAGRSQMAAALLNHHAHGRVVVRSAGSAPADSINPAVVAAMAELGLDLTQEFPKPLTTEAVQASDVVITMGCGDACPIFPGKRYLDWQLDDPAGQGIDAVRPIRDEIDRRVRALLAELVPVAR
- a CDS encoding metalloregulator ArsR/SmtB family transcription factor — its product is MPVNDDVFAALANPARREVLRMLLDGPMAAGDLAERFDMRRPSLSEHLRVLREAGLVTEQRAGRNRLYSLEAAPLEEVTTWLHPFERFWRTKLTNLRDLLDEEDL